TCGGCCTGCGCTTTCGCGATCGGCGCGTCGTACGCGGGCAAATGCACGGTCACAATAACTTCGGGGCCAGGCTATTCCCTGAAACAAGAGGCGATCGGCCTCGCCGTGATGGGCGAGGTTCCGCTCGTCGTCGTCAACGTGATGCGCGGCGGGCCGAGCACGGGCCAGCCGACGAAGACCGAGCAGGGCGATCTGATGACCACGATTTTCGGAAGTCACGGCGACGCGCCGAAGGTCGTCATCGCGCCGGGCACCATCGAGGACTGTTTCTACTCGGTGATCACCGCTCGAAAGATCGCGGAAACGTTCAATATGGTCGTCGTCATTTTGTCGGACGCGAATCTCGCGACATCGCAGCAGCCGTTTACGAGGCCGAGCTTTGACGAAGCGTGGATGGCGCCGCCGATCGACCAGAGCGCGATCCCGGCAGGTGCCAAACCTTACGATTGGGATCCGAAAACCGGGCTCGCGCGGCGTTTCATTCCGGGCCAGCCGGGCGGAATGCACACGCTGACGGGACTTGCGCACGACGTCAACAGCCACGTCGCGTACGACCCGGAGATCAATCAGCAAGGGATGCGCGCAAGAAGCCTGAAACTCGCGACGCTCCAGAAGACCCTCAAACCACCGACCGTTTTCGGCGAGCCGACCGGCGATCTGCTCGTCGTCTGCTGGGGCAGCACGAAGGGCGCGATCGAAGAAGCCGTCGAGGAGCTTCGCGACGAGGGATACGCGATTTCGTCGCTCCATCTGACGTTTATCCAGCCGATGCCGCCGGGGATCAAGGAGATCCTCACGGGATTCAAGAAAGTGATCACGATCGAGAACAACTGGTGCGACCAGTGGGAAGACGAGATGATCGACGAAACAAATCGCCGGTATTCGGCGCTCGCGATGCTTTTGAGGTCGCGCTACCTGGTCGATATCGACTGCTGGAGCGAATGCCGCGGCACTCCGCTTAAACCGAGTACAGTTCGCAACGTTATCTTGGAGAGAATCAAATGAAGAGCGTTCCCGAAACAGCCAACGAATGCCTGCTGCGTCTTTACGACCAGCAACACGAGATCGAAGACTATCAGAAAGGCGTTCCGCGCTGGTGCAGCGGATGCGGCGACAACGC
The DNA window shown above is from Acidobacteriota bacterium and carries:
- a CDS encoding 2-oxoacid:acceptor oxidoreductase subunit alpha, which encodes MAPKDDNRTNNQSPDPSRPRRVSARLTEHIVEIISDSGEGAQKCGQSFGSIIARTGLGVWTVEIIPAEIRPPARSVAGASGNRIRMASGHVTNGGDETDLVVAFNEQVLLGRVRSRELKPGCTILLESMWRESKDPRVARSYAETYDQLVAAGYRVYEIPMESECLKHVSDARKGKNMFALGILCNCYSLDLQTAREQVRMTFGKKSAEIVKKNIELLEEGYNWAENNLDFRYEIPAELASVPQIVVNGNTALALGVLASGMEICAMYPITPATSASHYLSDAFEKIGGVVHQAEDEISACAFAIGASYAGKCTVTITSGPGYSLKQEAIGLAVMGEVPLVVVNVMRGGPSTGQPTKTEQGDLMTTIFGSHGDAPKVVIAPGTIEDCFYSVITARKIAETFNMVVVILSDANLATSQQPFTRPSFDEAWMAPPIDQSAIPAGAKPYDWDPKTGLARRFIPGQPGGMHTLTGLAHDVNSHVAYDPEINQQGMRARSLKLATLQKTLKPPTVFGEPTGDLLVVCWGSTKGAIEEAVEELRDEGYAISSLHLTFIQPMPPGIKEILTGFKKVITIENNWCDQWEDEMIDETNRRYSALAMLLRSRYLVDIDCWSECRGTPLKPSTVRNVILERIK